In Malus sylvestris chromosome 15, drMalSylv7.2, whole genome shotgun sequence, a single genomic region encodes these proteins:
- the LOC126602635 gene encoding UPF0481 protein At3g47200-like, giving the protein MVTKKKKSSRTQAPDDIEKAVVDSMTNQLNGLSPLSRQCCINKVPERLRCVKKKAYTPQAVSIGPLHHEDKDLLYMEEHKQRYLQHFLHRIRVKTKEDLEVYVKKIVAKKASLSGCYDGEASEFNSDEFVSIILVDAAFIIELLLRSYYQPSEDDNDWIFTKPWMLQNIAPDMILLENQLPFFILEYLFADVGSNWDNAEELPSLVRLSYVFFQKTVHLQGNEDNLKDIISSRLEVKHFVDLIRTLHQPSSKSSQTGGPTSCCSPKVKHFCDGIRGFLSTKKPQTERPLNTPCAKKLHQAGVKLQVSSSKNLFDISFNINKGILEIPQVEIHDYTELTLRNLLAFEQCHCTENHIRDYLRFMDGLVNTPMDVDLLVEHGIFVNTLGDNNKVSILINKLCVGVSSNNENYYFADLSKDLNNYCGKPWNKSKASLKQKYFNTPWAMISVFAAGFLIVLTVIQTVCTIISVIN; this is encoded by the coding sequence ATGGTCACGAAGAAAAAGAAATCTAGCCGCACTCAAGCTCCAGATGACATAGAAAAGGCAGTAGTGGATTCGATGACAAACCAGTTGAATGGCCTCTCACCCCTGTCCCGTCAATGTTGTATCAACAAAGTTCCTGAGCGACTACGGTGCGTGAAGAAGAAGGCCTACACACCGCAAGCAGTCTCAATAGGCCCACTCCACCATGAAGACAAAGACTTGTTATACATGGAAGAACACAAACAGAGGTACCTACAACATTTTCTACATCGGATTAGGGTAAAGACTAAGGAAGACTTGGAGGTTTATGTGAAGAAAATAGTGGCCAAAAAAGCAAGCCTGAGTGGTTGTTATGATGGAGAAGCCAGTGAGTTTAATAGTGATGAATTTGTAAGTATCATATTAGTTGATGCCGCCTTCATCATTGAGCTCTTATTGAGGAGCTATTACCAGCCTTCGGAGGATGATAATGACTGGATATTCACAAAACCATGGATGTTGCAAAATATAGCGCCTGACATGATTTTACTTGAAAATCAGCTGCCATTTTTCATTCTTGAATATCTGTTCGCAGATGTCGGTTCTAACTGGGATAATGCTGAGGAACTGCCTTCACTAGTAAGGCTTTCTTACGTGTTCTTCCAGAAGACGGTGCATTTACAGGGGAATGAAGACAACTTGAAGGACATAATTTCTTCTAGATTGGAAGTGAAACACTTTGTTGATTTGATAAGAACTTTACATCAACCATCTTCGAAGAGCTCACAAACTGGAGGGCCCACATCTTGCTGTAGTCCTAAGGTTAAACACTTCTGTGATGGTATAAGAGGATTTCTATCAACTAAGAAGCCACAAACGGAGAGGCCTCTAAATACACCATGCGCTAAGAAACTACACCAGGCTGGAGTCAAGCTTCAGGTCAGTTCGAGCAAAAATTTGTTTGATATATCATTCAATATTAATAAAGGTATTCTGGAAATTCCACAAGTAGAAATACACGATTACACGGAGCTTACACTCAGAAATCTCCTTGCATTTGAACAATGCCATTGCACGGAGAATCACATACGTGATTATCTTCGCTTCATGGATGGTCTTGTAAACACCCCAATGGATGTCGATCTCCTTGTTGAGCATGGAATTTTTGTGAATACGCTCGGCGACAACAATAAGGTTTCTATTCTGATTAACAAACTTTGCGTTGGGGTTTCTTCGAACAACGAAAACTACTACTTCGCTGATCTTTCCAAGGACCTGAACAACTACTGTGGAAAGCCGTGGAACAAATCCAAGGCAAGCTTGAAACAAAAGTATTTCAACACACCTTGGGCAATGATTTCTGTCTTTGCAGCTGGTTTTCTCATCGTACTCACTGTCATACAAACAGTGTGTACTATCATCTCTGTCATTAATTAG
- the LOC126601618 gene encoding probable clathrin assembly protein At4g32285, with product MAPSTIRKAIGAVKDQTSIGIAKVASNLAPDLEVAIVKATSHEDEPASEKHVREILMLTSSSRGYVHACVSAVSKRLGKTRDWIVALKALMLVHRLLNDGDPVLGDEIVYATRRGTRLLNLSDFRDEAHSSSWDHSAFVRTYALYLDQRLELMLFERKSGGGGGGLSAGDRQSSGGSYGGSSNFRSPPPRNYEYEYGGERDRDYENGGGMRRSRSYGDMNDSVSRNGRDEKRIVSVTPLRDMKPERIFAKMGHLQRLLDRFLATRPTGLAKNSRLVLVAVYPVVKESFQLYADICEVLAVLLDKFFDMEYPDCVKAFDAYASAAKQIDELVGFYGWCKDLGLARSSEYPEVQRIGSKLLETLEEFVRDRSKGTKSPERKVEPAPVAPVEEEPQPNMNEIKALPAPESFTPPPPPEVVVKAEVKQEVVGDLVDLRDNGVSADAQGNQLALALFAGPGGGGSANGSWEAFPSDGQPQVTSAWQTPAAEPGKADWELALVETASNLSRQKQNLGGGMDPLLLDGMYDQGIVRQHVSTAQLTGGSASSVALPGPGKSATQVLALPAPDGTVQAVNQDPFAASLTVPPPSYVQMADLEKKQHLLMQEQQLWNQYAKEGMQGQGSLQKISGTGYYGAAPMAMQPYGMPPVNGMGMPPPAGYYYAPY from the coding sequence ATGGCGCCGAGCACGATCCGGAAAGCAATCGGAGCCGTCAAGGATCAGACGAGCATCGGCATCGCCAAGGTCGCCAGCAACCTGGCCCCGGACCTCGAGGTCGCGATCGTCAAAGCGACGTCGCACGAGGACGAGCCGGCCAGCGAGAAGCACGTCCGCGAGATACTGATGCTGACGTCATCGTCCAGGGGTTACGTCCACGCGTGCGTGTCGGCGGTGTCGAAGCGTCTGGGGAAGACGCGCGACTGGATCGTGGCGCTCAAGGCGTTGATGCTGGTCCACCGCCTCCTGAACGACGGCGACCCGGTGCTTGGGGACGAGATCGTGTACGCGACTCGGAGGGGGACCCGCCTCCTGAACCTATCGGATTTCAGGGACGAGGCGCACTCGAGCTCGTGGGACCACTCTGCCTTTGTGAGGACTTATGCTCTGTACTTGGATCAGAGGCTCGAGCTGATGCTGTTCGAGAGGAagagcggcggcggcggcggcggtcTTAGTGCGGGAGATCGACAGAGCTCTGGTGGGTCGTATGGCGGGTCTTCGAATTTCAGGTCTCCGCCGCCGAGAAATTACGAGTATGAGTACGGAGGAGAGCGAGATCGCGATTATGAAAATGGAGGAGGGATGAGGAGGTCGAGGTCGTACGGCGATATGAATGACTCGGTGAGTCGAAACGGGCGAGATGAAAAGAGAATTGTGAGCGTGACCCCATTGAGGGATATGAAGCCGGAGCGAATTTTCGCGAAAATGGGTCATTTGCAGAGGCTGTTGGATCGGTTCTTGGCGACCCGGCCCACCGGGTTGGCTAAGAACAGTCGGTTGGTTCTGGTGGCGGTTTACCCGGTGGTGAAGGAGAGCTTTCAGCTTTATGCTGACATTTGTGAGGTTCTGGCGGTTTTGCTTGATAAGTTTTTTGATATGGAGTATCCGGATTGCGTTAAGGCTTTTGATGCTTATGCAAGTGCGGCGAAGCAGATTGATGAGCTGGTTGGGTTCTATGGTTGGTGTAAGGATTTGGGTTTGGCGCGGTCGTCGGAGTATCCGGAGGTGCAAAGGATTGGGAGCAAGTTGCTGGAGACATTGGAGGAGTTTGTGAGGGACAGGTCCAAGGGAACCAAGAGTCCGGAGAGGAAGGTGGAGCCTGCTCCTGTGGCTCCAGTTGAGGAGGAGCCCCAACCCAATATGAATGAGATTAAGGCTCTGCCCGCGCCGGAGAGTTTCACTCCACCACCGCCACCTGAGGTTGTGGTGAAGGCGGAGGTGAAGCAGGAAGTGGTAGGGGATTTGGTGGATTTGAGGGATAATGGGGTTTCAGCCGATGCACAGGGTAATCAGTTGGCTTTGGCCCTGTTTGCCGGTCCTGGTGGTGGTGGAAGTGCTAATGGATCCTGGGAAGCTTTCCCATCAGACGGGCAGCCCCAAGTCACCTCGGCTTGGCAGACTCCAGCTGCAGAACCCGGGAAGGCGGATTGGGAACTGGCGTTGGTGGAAACAGCAAGTAATTTATCTAGGCAGAAGCAAAATCTTGGTGGTGGGATGGATCCATTGTTGTTGGACGGCATGTATGATCAGGGCATTGTGAGGCAGCATGTGAGTACTGCCCAATTGACTGGTGGTAGTGCCAGTAGTGTAGCATTGCCTGGGCCGGGCAAGAGCGCAACGCAGGTGTTAGCTCTTCCCGCCCCAGACGGGACAGTCCAGGCGGTGAATCAGGACCCATTCGCTGCATCATTAACCGTTCCGCCACCATCCTATGTGCAAATGGCAGATCTGGAGAAGAAGCAGCATTTGCTTATGCAGGAGCAGCAACTGTGGAATCAGTATGCCAAAGAAGGAATGCAGGGGCAAGGCAGCTTACAGAAAATCAGCGGGACCGGATACTACGGAGCAGCTCCTATGGCAATGCAACCCTACGGAATGCCTCCGGTGAATGGAATGGGGATGCCGCCACCGGCCGGGTACTACTACGCTCCTTACTGA